The proteins below come from a single Streptomyces sp. M92 genomic window:
- a CDS encoding TetR/AcrR family transcriptional regulator encodes MHVQGSHWSSTSTVAPGGAMNAAPGGGRGDGARTAPLRVDAQRNLEHVLRAAREVFGELGYGAPMEDVARRARVGVGTVYRRFPSKDVLVRRIAEEETARLTDQARAALGQEDEPWSALSRFLRTSVASGAGRLLPPQVLRVGVSDEGDGGDGDAVSGEPRVPQQRIQPGSGELRLVPEGSVSAGSSAGGAVDASAGASAGASVSVVDDDGAAALLEVVGRLVERARAAGELRPDVSVSDVLLVIATAAPSLPDAAHQAAASARLLDILLEGLRSRPSS; translated from the coding sequence ATGCATGTTCAGGGCTCTCATTGGTCGTCCACGTCCACTGTCGCGCCCGGTGGCGCGATGAACGCGGCACCGGGCGGCGGACGTGGGGACGGAGCGCGGACCGCGCCGTTGCGCGTGGACGCCCAGCGCAATCTGGAGCACGTGCTGCGCGCGGCGCGTGAGGTGTTCGGCGAGCTGGGGTACGGCGCGCCGATGGAGGACGTGGCGCGGCGCGCGCGGGTCGGTGTCGGCACGGTGTACCGGCGCTTTCCCAGCAAGGACGTCCTGGTGCGGCGAATAGCCGAGGAGGAGACGGCCCGGCTGACCGATCAGGCCCGGGCGGCGCTCGGGCAGGAGGACGAGCCGTGGTCGGCTCTCTCGCGCTTCCTGCGCACTTCGGTGGCCTCGGGTGCGGGCCGGCTGCTGCCCCCGCAGGTGCTGCGGGTCGGGGTGTCCGACGAGGGTGACGGCGGTGACGGCGATGCCGTGAGCGGCGAGCCGCGGGTGCCGCAGCAGCGGATACAGCCGGGCTCCGGTGAGCTGCGGCTGGTGCCCGAGGGCTCGGTGTCCGCGGGGTCCTCGGCCGGCGGGGCCGTCGACGCGTCGGCCGGTGCGTCGGCCGGTGCGTCGGTTTCCGTGGTGGACGACGACGGGGCGGCGGCGCTGCTCGAGGTGGTGGGGCGGCTCGTCGAGCGGGCGCGAGCGGCGGGCGAGTTGCGGCCGGACGTTTCGGTGTCGGACGTACTGCTGGTGATCGCCACGGCGGCGCCCTCGCTGCCGGACGCCGCACACCAGGCGGCCGCCTCGGCCCGGCTGCTGGACATCCTGCTGGAGGGTCTGCGGTCGCGTCCCTCGTCGTGA
- a CDS encoding sigma-70 family RNA polymerase sigma factor, with protein sequence MSVDGRDGSLGEDGTGPGGPPPVPSQGGPSRIPDESGEGAGTAEGTESSKGGAPEESGSADVVGPAEGAGPAEGTGAAEAAVPAQRELHEDTVLPASREVRDGGILPPPREVYDEGVLPPPREVPESDAELIGRMRSGDDTAYEELYRRHADAVRRYARTCCRDAHTADDLTAEVFARMLQAVRGGSGPEHAVRAYLLTAVRRVAAGWTRSAGREQLVDDFAVFAAQAAHSAKVPDDDTLELGADVRAMHEAEQSMAMRAFRSLPERWQAVLWHTEVEDESPSEVAVLFGLDANGTRVLASRAREGLKQAYLQAHVSETLAADKECARYADQLGTYARGRLRIRAERGLRKHLEECARCRLAAGQIAEVASGIPAVVPVAVIGWFGAAGYAKAAGLIVGGAGAGATGAAGAAAAAGGGASGGAGAGGGAVASEGLGAPVKAGIAAGVVAVAAAAALVFALIGDDTPAKQPPKAGPPASSPVAQPAPDTPTPTPTPSPQPPRPRPPVAAPEPTPTPTPSPTPEPSPPPSPTPTPTPEPTPTPTPAPTPPPAPAVYRWSELAYDVTGDGSGPEMRLGESGWVWQRSALSIGGERYAHGVTVHGRSSTVIDLNRSCSSYDAVVGVDDLTLKLGKVYFAVYADGVRLWRSGMVKGGDSAVPVHVDLTGRESVTLAVEPHNHLDRVALADWAQSRFTCA encoded by the coding sequence ATGAGCGTTGACGGGCGGGACGGATCACTCGGCGAGGACGGCACCGGACCCGGCGGGCCGCCGCCTGTGCCGAGCCAGGGCGGGCCGTCCCGGATCCCGGACGAGTCGGGTGAGGGTGCCGGCACAGCTGAGGGGACGGAGTCCTCAAAGGGGGGCGCTCCCGAGGAGTCCGGATCGGCCGACGTGGTGGGGCCCGCTGAGGGCGCCGGACCGGCCGAGGGGACCGGAGCGGCTGAAGCGGCCGTCCCCGCTCAACGGGAGCTGCACGAGGACACCGTTCTCCCGGCGTCGCGCGAGGTGCGTGACGGAGGAATCCTTCCGCCACCGCGGGAGGTGTACGACGAAGGCGTCCTGCCGCCGCCGCGCGAGGTGCCGGAATCCGACGCCGAGCTGATCGGGCGGATGCGCTCGGGCGACGACACCGCCTACGAGGAGCTGTACCGGCGCCACGCGGACGCGGTGCGCCGGTACGCGCGCACCTGCTGCCGCGACGCCCACACCGCGGACGACCTCACGGCCGAGGTCTTCGCCCGCATGCTCCAGGCGGTGCGCGGCGGCTCGGGCCCCGAACACGCCGTACGCGCCTACCTGCTCACCGCCGTCCGCCGGGTCGCCGCCGGCTGGACGCGGTCGGCCGGGCGGGAACAGCTGGTGGACGACTTCGCGGTGTTCGCCGCGCAGGCCGCGCACTCCGCCAAGGTGCCGGACGACGACACCCTGGAGCTGGGCGCCGACGTCCGGGCCATGCACGAGGCCGAGCAGTCCATGGCCATGCGGGCCTTCCGGTCGCTGCCCGAGCGGTGGCAGGCCGTGCTGTGGCACACCGAGGTCGAGGACGAGTCGCCGAGCGAGGTGGCCGTGCTCTTCGGGCTCGACGCCAACGGCACCCGGGTGCTCGCCAGCCGCGCCCGGGAGGGCCTGAAGCAGGCCTACCTCCAGGCCCACGTCAGCGAAACCCTCGCCGCCGACAAGGAGTGCGCCCGCTACGCCGACCAGCTCGGCACCTACGCGCGCGGCAGGCTGCGCATCCGGGCCGAACGAGGGTTGCGCAAGCATTTGGAGGAGTGCGCCCGGTGCCGGCTGGCGGCCGGTCAGATCGCGGAGGTCGCGAGCGGCATCCCCGCCGTGGTGCCGGTCGCGGTCATCGGCTGGTTCGGTGCCGCCGGGTATGCCAAGGCGGCGGGGCTCATCGTCGGCGGCGCGGGCGCCGGTGCGACGGGTGCCGCGGGCGCGGCGGCCGCCGCGGGCGGAGGTGCGTCCGGTGGGGCGGGGGCCGGGGGTGGCGCGGTCGCCTCCGAAGGGCTGGGCGCCCCGGTGAAGGCCGGCATCGCGGCCGGAGTGGTGGCGGTGGCCGCCGCGGCGGCGCTGGTCTTCGCCCTGATCGGCGACGACACGCCGGCGAAGCAGCCGCCGAAGGCGGGCCCGCCCGCCTCCTCGCCGGTTGCCCAGCCCGCCCCGGACACGCCCACGCCCACGCCCACGCCCTCGCCCCAGCCACCGCGCCCACGCCCACCGGTGGCCGCCCCCGAGCCGACCCCGACACCCACCCCCAGCCCGACGCCCGAGCCGTCACCGCCCCCTTCCCCCACGCCGACGCCCACTCCGGAACCGACACCGACCCCGACGCCCGCACCGACCCCGCCGCCCGCACCGGCCGTCTACCGGTGGAGCGAGCTGGCGTACGACGTCACCGGCGACGGCAGCGGCCCGGAGATGCGGCTGGGCGAGAGCGGCTGGGTGTGGCAGCGCTCGGCGCTCTCGATCGGCGGCGAGCGGTACGCGCACGGCGTCACGGTGCACGGGCGCTCCAGCACCGTCATCGATCTCAACCGCTCCTGCTCGTCCTACGACGCCGTGGTCGGCGTGGACGACCTGACGCTGAAGCTGGGCAAGGTCTACTTCGCGGTGTACGCCGACGGCGTCCGGCTGTGGAGGTCGGGGATGGTCAAGGGCGGTGACTCGGCCGTGCCCGTCCACGTGGACCTCACGGGACGCGAGAGCGTGACGCTGGCCGTGGAGCCCCACAACCACCTCGACCGCGTGGCACTGGCCGACTGGGCGCAGTCCCGGTTCACGTGTGCGTAG
- a CDS encoding asparagine synthase-related protein, with protein MRWLVGWSSAAVGAGGIAGAAGSAGATGYDGETVQPVGSQLLWGDPDPLWAVGDWRPDEVRVVSADPQTRIAVLGICGASDEQLRVGLFAARGGALRHLTAWPGSYTAVVQVGRRITVCGDLAGVRPVFHTPWAGGTAYATAALPLADLVEANLDFGHLAALLAAPDVPAALDDSTPYDGVKRIPPGHALILRAGAREVAGYEPVASLAVAAPAADPDRAVDGVRDALVEAVRTRLAAPRHVPGDGIDPGPVPGMGPAERRAARGMPVPGIGADLSGGPASGTLALLAAGLPGMPGTVLGHGTGAGERLLAVTFNDLAVGGQEAELARAGALAANPRLHHVVVPGGEDMLPYGVLDGPLTDEPGSSLIAAARHRARLAAGSADHFAGYGARQVLDAHPARLADLLMDRKRRHLVRPVAAMAKADGSVLVPARVYAAARRLARTPYRSGLEVLSERLLRRRFDAPGDGATDASLAVLTWAGPGPAARWLTGEALAEVSVRLQTSSQRSGVGPGQRPGDFRARAALARQAADVRVLEQAAEIRFQRLHTPFLDNQVVRACRALPEALRVQPGARASILRTVLEGAGVSELPSGWGAPTQAVAASAARTGLRLAADSLMGLFDTPLLAEAGLVEARVVRKAVRAAAAGEALPLDGLADLVSLELWLGRLLARRGTCWTGTPARQRAVPAGIAPQRGALGGAGAVVRRG; from the coding sequence ATGCGGTGGTTGGTGGGGTGGAGCAGCGCCGCCGTGGGGGCCGGTGGAATCGCCGGTGCGGCCGGCTCGGCGGGTGCCACCGGGTACGACGGTGAGACCGTGCAGCCCGTCGGTTCGCAGCTGTTGTGGGGCGACCCCGATCCCCTGTGGGCGGTCGGCGACTGGCGCCCCGACGAGGTCCGCGTCGTCTCCGCCGACCCCCAGACCCGGATCGCCGTACTCGGCATCTGCGGGGCGAGCGACGAGCAGCTGCGGGTCGGCCTGTTCGCCGCGCGGGGCGGGGCCCTGCGGCACCTGACCGCGTGGCCGGGGAGCTACACGGCCGTGGTCCAGGTCGGGCGGCGGATCACCGTCTGCGGCGATCTCGCGGGCGTGCGACCGGTGTTCCACACCCCCTGGGCGGGCGGCACCGCCTACGCCACCGCCGCGCTGCCCCTGGCCGACCTCGTCGAGGCCAACCTCGACTTCGGACACCTCGCCGCGCTGCTCGCCGCCCCCGACGTGCCGGCCGCGCTGGACGACTCCACCCCGTACGACGGCGTGAAGCGCATTCCGCCGGGGCATGCGCTGATCCTGCGCGCCGGGGCGCGCGAGGTCGCCGGGTACGAACCGGTGGCCTCCCTCGCCGTCGCGGCGCCCGCCGCCGACCCCGACCGCGCGGTGGACGGCGTACGGGACGCCCTGGTGGAGGCCGTGCGCACGCGTCTCGCCGCGCCCCGGCATGTCCCCGGGGACGGCATCGACCCCGGGCCGGTCCCCGGCATGGGCCCGGCCGAACGGCGTGCCGCGCGCGGGATGCCGGTGCCGGGGATCGGCGCCGACCTGTCCGGCGGACCGGCCTCGGGGACGCTGGCGCTCCTGGCCGCCGGGCTGCCGGGCATGCCGGGGACCGTGCTCGGGCACGGCACGGGGGCGGGGGAGCGGCTGCTGGCCGTCACCTTCAACGACCTCGCCGTCGGCGGGCAGGAGGCCGAGCTGGCGCGGGCGGGAGCGCTGGCGGCCAACCCGCGGCTGCACCACGTCGTCGTCCCCGGCGGCGAGGACATGCTGCCGTACGGCGTCCTGGACGGGCCGCTGACCGACGAACCGGGCTCCTCCCTGATCGCGGCGGCACGGCACCGGGCGCGGCTCGCGGCGGGCAGCGCCGACCACTTCGCGGGGTACGGGGCGCGGCAGGTCCTGGACGCGCACCCGGCGCGCCTCGCCGACCTGCTGATGGACCGCAAACGGCGCCACCTCGTGCGTCCGGTCGCCGCGATGGCCAAGGCGGACGGCTCGGTACTGGTGCCCGCGCGGGTGTACGCCGCGGCACGGCGGCTGGCGCGGACCCCGTACCGGTCCGGCCTGGAGGTGCTCTCCGAGCGGCTGCTGCGGCGCCGCTTCGACGCGCCCGGCGACGGGGCGACGGACGCGTCGCTGGCCGTGCTGACCTGGGCGGGGCCGGGGCCGGCGGCGCGGTGGCTGACCGGGGAGGCGTTGGCTGAAGTATCGGTTCGCTTGCAGACGTCGTCGCAGCGGTCCGGCGTGGGGCCGGGGCAGCGGCCCGGTGACTTCCGGGCGCGGGCGGCGCTGGCGCGGCAGGCGGCGGACGTGCGGGTGCTGGAGCAGGCCGCCGAGATCCGCTTCCAGCGGCTGCACACGCCGTTCCTCGACAACCAGGTCGTCCGCGCGTGCCGGGCCCTGCCGGAGGCGCTGCGGGTGCAGCCGGGGGCGCGGGCGTCGATCCTGCGGACGGTGCTGGAAGGGGCGGGAGTGAGCGAGCTGCCGAGCGGATGGGGGGCGCCGACGCAGGCGGTGGCCGCCTCGGCCGCGCGGACCGGGCTGCGGCTCGCGGCGGACTCCTTGATGGGGCTGTTCGACACGCCGCTGCTCGCGGAGGCGGGGCTGGTGGAGGCGCGGGTCGTGCGCAAGGCGGTGCGGGCCGCCGCGGCGGGTGAGGCACTGCCGCTGGACGGGCTGGCCGACCTGGTCTCCCTGGAGCTGTGGCTCGGCCGCCTGCTCGCCCGGCGCGGCACGTGCTGGACGGGCACGCCCGCCCGGCAGCGAGCGGTGCCCGCGGGGATCGCGCCGCAGCGGGGGGCGCTGGGCGGGGCGGGGGCGGTTGTGCGGCGGGGGTGA
- a CDS encoding MFS transporter yields MSREQRGPNEKLGAVLALAGISNAGLARRVNDLGAQRGLTLRYDKTSVARWVSKGMVPQGAAPHLIAAAIGQKLGRPVPLHEIGLADADPAPEVGLAFPRDVGQAVRSATELYRLDLAGRRSGAGGIWQSLAGSFAVSAYATPASRWLITPADSSVAREAGPAEGSGAPLKVGHSDVQKLREAAEDARRWDSKYGGGDWRSSMVPECLRVEAAPLLLGSYSDEVGRALFGASAELTRLAGWMAFDTGQQEAAQRYYIQALRLARAAADVPLGGYVLASMSLQATYRGFGDEGVDLAQAALERNRGLATARTMSFFRLVEARAHARAGDAPAAGAALKAAESWLERSRPGDSDPTWLGFYSYDRFAADAAECYRDLKAPRQVRRFTEQALSKPTEEFVRSHGLRLVVSAVAELESGNLDAACEQGVRAVEVAGRISSARTTEYVKDLLHRLEPYGDEPRVVELRERARPLLMTTA; encoded by the coding sequence ATGTCCAGGGAGCAACGCGGGCCGAACGAAAAGCTCGGCGCCGTTCTCGCCCTCGCGGGAATCAGCAACGCAGGTCTCGCCCGGCGCGTCAACGACCTCGGCGCCCAGCGCGGGTTGACGCTGCGCTACGACAAGACGTCGGTGGCGCGGTGGGTGTCGAAGGGCATGGTGCCGCAGGGTGCGGCGCCGCACCTCATCGCCGCCGCCATCGGCCAGAAGCTCGGCCGCCCGGTGCCGCTGCACGAGATCGGCCTGGCGGACGCGGACCCGGCCCCCGAAGTGGGCCTCGCCTTCCCCCGGGACGTCGGCCAGGCGGTCAGGTCGGCCACCGAGCTGTACCGTCTCGACCTCGCAGGCCGGCGCTCCGGCGCCGGCGGCATCTGGCAGTCCCTGGCCGGGTCGTTCGCGGTGAGCGCGTACGCGACGCCCGCCTCACGGTGGCTGATAACCCCGGCCGACAGCTCGGTGGCGCGCGAGGCGGGCCCGGCCGAGGGCTCCGGCGCACCGCTCAAAGTCGGCCACAGCGATGTGCAGAAGCTGCGGGAGGCCGCCGAGGACGCGCGGCGCTGGGACTCCAAGTACGGCGGCGGCGACTGGCGTTCGTCGATGGTCCCCGAGTGTTTACGCGTCGAGGCGGCGCCGCTGCTCCTCGGCTCCTACTCCGACGAGGTCGGCCGCGCCCTGTTCGGCGCCTCGGCCGAACTGACCCGCCTGGCGGGCTGGATGGCCTTCGACACCGGGCAGCAGGAGGCGGCCCAGCGGTACTACATCCAGGCGCTGCGCCTGGCCCGCGCGGCGGCCGACGTCCCCCTGGGCGGCTACGTGCTCGCCTCGATGTCCCTCCAGGCGACCTACCGCGGCTTCGGCGACGAGGGCGTGGACCTCGCCCAGGCCGCGCTCGAACGCAACCGGGGCCTGGCCACGGCGCGCACCATGAGCTTCTTCCGGCTGGTCGAGGCCCGCGCCCACGCGCGCGCGGGCGACGCCCCGGCGGCCGGCGCCGCCCTGAAGGCCGCGGAGAGCTGGCTGGAGCGCTCCCGGCCGGGCGACAGCGACCCGACGTGGCTGGGTTTCTACTCCTACGACCGGTTCGCCGCCGACGCGGCCGAGTGCTACCGCGACCTGAAGGCACCACGCCAGGTCCGCCGCTTCACCGAGCAGGCACTGTCGAAGCCGACGGAGGAGTTCGTACGGTCGCACGGGCTCAGGCTCGTCGTCTCGGCGGTGGCCGAGCTGGAGTCCGGCAACCTGGACGCGGCCTGCGAGCAGGGCGTGCGGGCGGTCGAGGTGGCCGGCCGCATCTCCTCGGCCCGCACCACCGAGTACGTGAAGGACCTCCTGCACCGCCTGGAGCCGTACGGCGACGAGCCGCGCGTGGTCGAGCTGCGCGAGCGCGCCCGCCCGCTGCTGATGACCACGGCCTGA
- the lhgO gene encoding L-2-hydroxyglutarate oxidase, with amino-acid sequence MAQVRTVTGHDCDVLVIGGGIVGLSTAYAITRAAPGTRVTVLEKEPGPARHQTGRNSGVIHSGVYYRPGSLKARFAVRGAAEMVKFCAEYGIPHAVTGKLIVATDRTELPRLHALVQRARENGIPVRELGAAQIPEYEPEVTGLAAIHVGTTGVCDYVAVARQLAHASGAEIRYGAQVQRVDRRPGRGVAVRTRSGDVLRARIMVNCAGLHCDEVARLTGDDPGMRIVPFRGEYYELARPELVRGLVYPVPDPAFPFLGVHLTRGIDGGVHVGPNAVPALAREGYGWGVVRPRELGGTLAWPGSWRIARRHWRYGAGELRRSLSKAAFTTAVRRLLPAVTEDDLVAAPAGVRAQAVLADGTLVDDFLIQEGAHAVHVLNAPSPAATASLPIGREVGRRALAMLGAA; translated from the coding sequence ATGGCACAAGTACGGACCGTGACCGGACACGACTGCGACGTGCTGGTGATCGGCGGCGGGATCGTCGGCCTGTCGACGGCGTACGCGATCACGCGCGCGGCGCCGGGCACGCGGGTGACGGTGCTGGAGAAGGAGCCGGGACCGGCCCGGCACCAGACGGGCCGCAACAGCGGCGTCATCCACAGCGGCGTCTACTACCGCCCGGGCTCGCTGAAGGCGCGCTTCGCGGTGCGGGGCGCGGCGGAGATGGTGAAGTTCTGCGCGGAGTACGGCATCCCGCACGCCGTCACCGGCAAGCTGATCGTCGCCACCGACCGCACCGAGCTGCCCCGCCTGCACGCCCTGGTGCAGCGTGCCCGGGAGAACGGCATACCGGTGCGCGAGCTGGGCGCCGCCCAGATCCCGGAGTACGAGCCGGAGGTCACCGGCCTGGCCGCCATACACGTCGGCACCACCGGCGTCTGCGACTACGTGGCCGTGGCCCGGCAGCTGGCGCACGCCTCCGGCGCGGAGATCCGCTACGGAGCCCAGGTCCAGCGCGTCGACCGCCGCCCCGGCCGCGGGGTCGCCGTCCGCACCCGCTCGGGGGACGTGCTGCGCGCCCGGATCATGGTCAACTGCGCGGGACTGCACTGCGACGAGGTCGCCCGCCTGACGGGCGACGACCCCGGTATGCGGATCGTGCCGTTCCGGGGCGAGTACTACGAACTGGCGCGACCCGAGCTGGTGCGGGGCCTGGTGTATCCGGTGCCGGACCCGGCGTTCCCGTTCCTCGGGGTGCATCTGACCCGGGGCATCGACGGCGGTGTGCACGTCGGGCCCAACGCGGTGCCGGCCCTCGCCCGGGAGGGGTACGGCTGGGGCGTGGTGCGGCCCCGCGAGCTGGGCGGGACGCTGGCCTGGCCGGGCTCGTGGCGGATAGCCCGGCGGCACTGGAGGTACGGGGCGGGCGAGCTGCGGCGGTCGCTGTCCAAGGCGGCGTTCACCACGGCCGTGCGCAGGCTGCTGCCCGCGGTGACGGAGGACGACCTGGTGGCGGCGCCCGCGGGAGTGCGGGCACAGGCGGTGCTGGCGGACGGGACGCTGGTGGACGACTTCCTGATCCAAGAGGGCGCCCACGCCGTGCACGTCCTCAACGCCCCGTCCCCCGCGGCGACGGCCTCCCTCCCGATCGGCCGCGAGGTGGGCCGACGGGCCCTGGCCATGCTGGGGGCCGCCTGA
- the trmB gene encoding tRNA (guanosine(46)-N7)-methyltransferase TrmB, which yields MSDFRSASDAPQPAAPHPGDSVRHTRAKGEPRFPDGPKADPAGSHFERRIRSFQPRRSRVTAGQADALQRLWPLWGLDIDGQRVIDLGELFGNDHPVVLEIGFGMGEATAQMAAADPGTDILAVDVHTPGQGNLLGLAERNGLSNVRVGNGDAIILLREMLAPDSLAGLRVYFPDPWPKKRHHKRRLIQPEFLTLAATRLAPGAVLHCATDWEPYAEQMLEVLTAHPDFENTAPGGGFAPRPAHRPLTRFEGQGLDKGHVVNDLLFRRVQHTG from the coding sequence GTGTCTGATTTCCGCAGCGCCTCCGACGCCCCCCAGCCAGCCGCACCGCATCCCGGCGACTCCGTCCGGCACACCCGGGCCAAGGGTGAGCCCCGGTTCCCCGACGGGCCGAAGGCCGACCCGGCCGGGTCGCACTTCGAGCGGCGGATCCGGAGTTTCCAGCCCCGCCGGAGCAGGGTGACCGCCGGGCAGGCGGACGCGCTGCAACGGCTGTGGCCGCTGTGGGGGCTGGACATCGACGGGCAGCGGGTCATCGACCTCGGTGAGCTGTTCGGCAACGACCACCCCGTCGTCCTGGAGATCGGCTTCGGCATGGGCGAGGCCACCGCGCAGATGGCCGCCGCCGACCCGGGCACCGACATCCTCGCCGTGGACGTCCACACCCCGGGCCAGGGCAACCTGCTGGGTCTCGCGGAGCGGAACGGCCTGTCCAACGTCCGGGTGGGCAACGGCGACGCGATCATCCTCCTGCGTGAGATGCTCGCCCCCGACTCCCTCGCCGGACTGCGCGTCTACTTCCCCGACCCCTGGCCCAAGAAGCGGCACCACAAGCGCCGCCTGATCCAGCCGGAGTTCCTGACCCTGGCCGCGACCCGGCTCGCACCGGGGGCCGTCCTGCACTGCGCCACCGACTGGGAGCCGTACGCCGAGCAGATGCTCGAGGTGCTCACCGCGCACCCCGACTTCGAGAACACCGCGCCCGGCGGCGGATTCGCGCCGCGTCCCGCCCACCGGCCGCTGACCCGTTTCGAGGGCCAGGGACTGGACAAGGGTCATGTGGTGAACGACTTGCTCTTCCGCCGCGTACAGCACACCGGGTAG
- a CDS encoding PrsW family intramembrane metalloprotease has protein sequence MATCPPYPTNPPRPHWWQRAWVRYGAVAALLATSGLVILALVREQTGTQGFLVGLGLAVLPVPLLVAAFRWLDRVEPGPWQNLLFCFAWGACAAALIAIIANSFATRWIATATADPAGADTLGATVIAPVVEESAKAAAVLLVFLFRRRHFTGIVDGVVVAGVTATGFAFTENILYLGNAFGTDQLTGDSGLASVTAATFFVRVVISPFAHPLFTVLTGIGFGIAALSTGRHRLRRALLPSAGLLLAMGVHALWNGSAAFGEYGFLAVYGAFMVPCFGLLTWLVIWTRQRELRTVRTELPAYVMAGWLAPAEPHALGSMHARRLARQYARRHAGKQAARAVAQYEAYATSLAFLRQRGRAGRAGAGFAVRERELLGALWQRREVARPALDHAARATAPPPVAPWPGSGVTGAPGVYGATVAHATYGYAGPWTPAFAAAPSPAPYAVPARPSYPYPPYARPHLHRP, from the coding sequence GTGGCCACCTGTCCCCCGTATCCGACGAATCCGCCGCGTCCGCACTGGTGGCAGCGCGCCTGGGTGCGTTACGGGGCGGTGGCCGCGTTGCTGGCGACGTCCGGCCTGGTGATCCTGGCGCTGGTGCGTGAACAGACCGGCACCCAGGGCTTCCTGGTGGGACTCGGCCTCGCGGTGCTGCCCGTGCCGCTGCTCGTCGCCGCGTTCCGCTGGCTGGACCGGGTCGAGCCCGGCCCCTGGCAGAACCTGCTGTTCTGCTTCGCCTGGGGCGCCTGCGCCGCCGCCCTGATAGCGATCATCGCCAACAGTTTCGCGACGAGATGGATCGCCACGGCCACCGCCGACCCGGCCGGGGCCGACACCCTGGGCGCCACGGTCATAGCGCCCGTCGTCGAGGAGTCCGCCAAGGCCGCCGCCGTCCTCCTGGTCTTCCTCTTCCGCAGGCGCCACTTCACCGGCATCGTCGACGGCGTGGTCGTCGCCGGCGTCACCGCCACCGGCTTCGCCTTCACCGAGAACATCCTCTACCTGGGCAACGCCTTCGGCACCGACCAGCTCACCGGCGACAGCGGCCTCGCCTCCGTCACCGCCGCGACCTTCTTCGTCCGCGTCGTGATATCGCCCTTCGCCCACCCGCTGTTCACCGTGCTCACCGGCATCGGCTTCGGCATCGCCGCCCTCTCCACCGGCCGGCACCGCCTGCGCCGCGCCCTGCTGCCGTCGGCCGGCCTGCTGCTCGCGATGGGCGTGCACGCGCTGTGGAACGGTTCGGCCGCGTTCGGCGAGTACGGCTTCCTCGCCGTGTACGGGGCGTTCATGGTGCCCTGCTTCGGCCTGCTGACCTGGCTGGTGATCTGGACCCGGCAGCGCGAACTGCGCACCGTGCGCACCGAGCTGCCCGCCTACGTCATGGCCGGCTGGCTGGCCCCGGCGGAGCCGCACGCCCTCGGCTCGATGCACGCCCGCCGACTCGCCCGGCAGTACGCCCGTCGGCACGCCGGGAAGCAGGCCGCGCGGGCGGTGGCGCAGTACGAGGCGTACGCGACCTCGCTGGCGTTCCTGCGGCAGCGGGGGCGAGCGGGCCGCGCGGGCGCCGGCTTCGCCGTACGGGAACGGGAACTGCTGGGCGCCCTGTGGCAGCGCCGCGAGGTGGCACGTCCGGCACTGGACCACGCGGCCCGCGCCACCGCTCCCCCGCCCGTCGCCCCCTGGCCCGGGTCCGGGGTGACCGGAGCGCCCGGGGTGTACGGCGCCACCGTGGCTCACGCCACGTACGGCTACGCGGGCCCCTGGACTCCGGCCTTCGCGGCGGCCCCGTCACCGGCCCCGTACGCCGTGCCGGCCCGGCCCTCGTACCCGTACCCGCCGTACGCCCGGCCCCACCTCCACCGGCCGTAG
- a CDS encoding aldo/keto reductase — translation MTPLRKLGSSDLKVFPLALGGNVFGWTADQDTSFAVLDAYTAAGGNFVDTADSYSAWVDGNSGGESETVLGKWLAARGNRDDVVLATKVSQHPDYPGLSAANIKAAADASLRRLGTDHIDLYYTHFDKPEVPVEEIIGALDELVRAGKVRHIAASNISAERLAASLDFSDREGLARYVALQPHYNLVSRDTYEGGLRDLAERSGLAAVPYYALASGFLTGKYRPGATVDSPRAGGAAKHLESERGQRVLAVLDEIAETHSAPVATVALAWLAAQPTVAAPIASARTVEQLSALLGVAELTLTEDETGRLTEASA, via the coding sequence ATGACTCCTCTGCGCAAGCTCGGCTCCTCCGACCTGAAGGTCTTCCCCCTCGCCCTCGGCGGCAACGTCTTCGGCTGGACCGCCGACCAGGACACCTCCTTCGCCGTCCTCGACGCCTACACCGCGGCGGGCGGCAACTTCGTCGACACCGCCGACTCCTACTCCGCCTGGGTCGACGGCAACAGCGGCGGCGAGTCCGAGACCGTCCTCGGCAAGTGGCTCGCGGCCCGCGGCAACCGTGACGACGTCGTCCTCGCCACCAAGGTCAGCCAGCACCCCGACTACCCGGGACTGAGCGCCGCGAACATCAAGGCGGCCGCCGACGCCTCGCTGCGCCGCCTGGGCACCGACCACATCGACCTCTACTACACCCACTTCGACAAGCCCGAGGTGCCGGTCGAGGAGATCATCGGCGCGCTCGACGAACTGGTGCGGGCGGGCAAGGTCCGGCACATCGCCGCCTCCAACATCTCCGCCGAGCGGCTCGCCGCCTCCCTGGACTTCTCCGACCGGGAGGGCCTCGCCCGGTACGTGGCACTCCAGCCCCACTACAACCTGGTCTCCCGCGACACCTACGAGGGCGGACTGCGCGACCTCGCCGAGCGGTCCGGTCTGGCCGCCGTGCCCTACTACGCCCTCGCGTCCGGCTTCCTCACCGGCAAGTACCGGCCCGGCGCGACCGTCGACAGCCCGCGCGCGGGCGGCGCCGCCAAGCACCTGGAGAGCGAGCGCGGGCAGCGGGTCCTCGCGGTCCTGGACGAGATCGCCGAGACCCACTCCGCCCCCGTCGCCACGGTCGCCCTGGCCTGGCTGGCCGCACAGCCGACGGTGGCCGCGCCGATCGCGTCCGCGCGCACGGTGGAGCAGCTGTCGGCGCTGCTGGGGGTGGCGGAGCTGACCTTGACGGAGGACGAGACCGGGCGGCTGACGGAGGCGTCGGCCTGA